In the Thermodesulfovibrio yellowstonii DSM 11347 genome, one interval contains:
- the cmk gene encoding (d)CMP kinase: MKKVVAIDGPSGAGKSTVSKEIAKALGFQYLDTGALYRAVAYYFSIKFNYIDDFSLLTEQEIEEELKNIKIHYKNGRVFLSGEDVSDFIRDPKIGEITSQLSTQKVVRDFLMPLQRSFAEKVDIVAEGRDMTTVVFPDAWKKFYLDASPQVRAKRRFEQLIQSGKKISFEEALRDVIERDKRDCSRENAPLRLSKDAFYIDTSELTLQEVISIVLKKVAEDA; encoded by the coding sequence ATGAAAAAAGTAGTTGCAATTGATGGACCTTCAGGTGCTGGCAAAAGCACTGTTTCAAAGGAAATAGCAAAAGCTTTGGGTTTTCAATATCTTGATACAGGTGCTTTATATAGGGCAGTGGCATACTATTTTTCTATAAAATTCAATTACATTGATGATTTTTCATTGCTAACTGAGCAAGAAATAGAAGAAGAGCTTAAAAATATAAAAATTCACTATAAAAATGGGAGAGTTTTTTTATCAGGAGAAGATGTCTCAGATTTTATCAGAGATCCTAAAATTGGAGAGATTACTTCTCAGCTTTCTACTCAAAAAGTTGTGAGAGATTTTCTGATGCCATTACAGAGAAGTTTTGCAGAAAAAGTAGATATTGTGGCTGAAGGCAGAGACATGACAACAGTTGTTTTCCCTGATGCATGGAAAAAGTTTTATCTTGATGCATCTCCTCAAGTAAGGGCTAAAAGAAGATTTGAACAATTGATACAATCTGGTAAAAAAATAAGTTTTGAAGAAGCACTAAGGGATGTAATAGAAAGAGATAAAAGAGATTGTTCACGGGAGAATGCTCCGTTAAGGCTCAGTAAAGATGCTTTTTATATTGATACATCAGAGCTTACACTTCAAGAAGTTATCTCAATAGTGTTAAAAAAAGTTGCAGAGGATGCTTGA
- the ispH gene encoding 4-hydroxy-3-methylbut-2-enyl diphosphate reductase yields MQKNIVLAEGAGFCFGVKRAIDIAFDVAQKHKDGVFTLGPIIHNPQVVERLKDLGVYPVDEISQKTIKTLIIRAHGIPKEKFNELKQLDCEIIDATCPFVKKAQNLAEKLASEGYQVLIIGDREHPEVKGIFSYAGEKAIVINHADNELKESKKIPILNKKIGIIQQTTQPMSKVKEIMNKIINSLNEFEEIRIFNTLCNFTSRRLEATEKVAKEVDVMIVVGGKNSANTTQLANLCRKIGVKTYHIEDAQEIDKKWVNSAKKIGVTAGASTPQWIIDEVIDKIKKFTN; encoded by the coding sequence ATGCAAAAAAATATTGTTCTGGCAGAAGGCGCAGGATTTTGTTTTGGGGTAAAAAGAGCAATTGACATAGCCTTTGATGTTGCTCAGAAACATAAAGATGGTGTTTTTACCTTAGGTCCTATAATTCACAATCCTCAAGTTGTAGAAAGGCTAAAAGATTTAGGCGTATATCCTGTAGATGAAATTTCTCAAAAAACTATAAAAACATTAATAATAAGAGCTCACGGAATTCCTAAAGAAAAATTTAATGAATTAAAACAGCTTGATTGTGAAATCATAGATGCTACCTGCCCATTTGTTAAAAAAGCTCAAAATCTTGCTGAAAAATTAGCTTCTGAAGGCTATCAGGTTTTAATTATTGGAGATAGAGAACATCCAGAAGTTAAAGGCATTTTTAGTTATGCAGGAGAAAAAGCGATTGTAATTAATCATGCAGACAATGAACTCAAAGAATCTAAAAAAATTCCGATTCTTAATAAAAAAATTGGTATAATTCAACAAACAACCCAACCAATGTCAAAAGTTAAAGAAATAATGAATAAAATAATAAATTCTCTTAATGAATTTGAAGAGATAAGAATTTTTAACACTCTATGTAATTTCACATCAAGAAGGCTGGAAGCAACAGAAAAAGTTGCAAAAGAAGTTGATGTCATGATTGTTGTAGGAGGTAAAAACAGTGCAAACACGACTCAGCTTGCTAATCTTTGCAGAAAAATAGGGGTAAAAACATATCATATAGAAGATGCTCAGGAAATTGACAAAAAGTGGGTTAACTCTGCTAAAAAAATTGGAGTCACAGCAGGAGCATCAACCCCTCAGTGGATAATTGATGAAGTTATTGATAAAATTAAAAAGTTTACAAATTAA
- a CDS encoding 30S ribosomal protein S1 has product MQNQLSEKQELESLYEGSLSHIERGEIIKGKIMGVRNDGVIVDVGYKFEGIIPLNEFSEEELKNIKEADEIEVFIEKIDDAQGIISLSRDRALKIKGWEILMDAYEKALPVEVKITGKTKGGVLTSFYGINGFIPASLLEIRKPKNLDEYVGKTFKVKIEKIEPPKNLYGQWRNLKTSLILSRKAYLQEEKEKMKKEISEKIKEGLKIKGTVKNITNYGVFVDLGGLDGFLHISDISWGKVRHPSQFFEIGSEYEFIVLKADTENERITLGYKQKKADPWENIDKKYHPGMKVRGKVTRVEDFGLFVELEEGVEGLVHVSELDWIAPKHPTYYAEVDEWINVKVLDIDRENRKISLSFKQLKPKPWEVVAKKYKVGDRISGKVKTITDFGIFVRLPEGVDGLIHISDISWTKHIDHPSQIFKKGQKVDAVILSLEPEKEKLSLGIKQLSEDPWIKEIPEKFKIGEIYNAKVIKKTEHGLFVDIEGIVEGLVYNSEIDKNRTVKEGDEIKVIVVKVDKEKRKIGLSMKKIDENEE; this is encoded by the coding sequence ATGCAGAATCAGCTTAGCGAAAAGCAAGAATTGGAAAGTCTCTATGAGGGATCACTTTCTCACATAGAAAGGGGAGAAATTATAAAAGGAAAAATAATGGGAGTAAGAAATGATGGAGTAATAGTAGATGTAGGATATAAATTTGAAGGAATTATTCCACTTAATGAGTTTTCAGAAGAAGAACTGAAAAATATAAAGGAAGCAGATGAAATAGAAGTTTTTATTGAAAAAATAGACGATGCACAGGGAATAATATCTTTATCAAGAGATAGAGCATTAAAAATAAAAGGCTGGGAAATTCTTATGGATGCTTATGAAAAAGCATTACCGGTTGAAGTAAAGATTACAGGGAAAACAAAAGGAGGTGTTCTAACATCCTTTTATGGTATAAACGGTTTTATACCTGCATCATTACTTGAGATTAGAAAACCTAAAAATCTTGATGAATATGTAGGAAAAACCTTTAAAGTAAAAATAGAAAAAATTGAACCCCCCAAGAATCTTTATGGACAGTGGAGAAATCTTAAAACTTCCTTAATTTTGTCAAGAAAAGCATATCTACAGGAAGAAAAAGAAAAAATGAAAAAAGAAATATCTGAAAAAATTAAAGAAGGGCTAAAAATAAAAGGTACTGTAAAAAATATAACCAACTATGGAGTTTTCGTTGATTTGGGTGGATTAGATGGTTTTCTCCATATTTCAGATATATCCTGGGGTAAAGTTAGACATCCTTCTCAGTTTTTTGAAATAGGCTCTGAATATGAATTTATAGTTTTAAAGGCTGATACTGAAAATGAAAGAATAACACTTGGATACAAGCAAAAGAAGGCTGATCCGTGGGAAAATATTGACAAAAAATATCATCCAGGCATGAAAGTAAGAGGTAAGGTAACAAGAGTTGAAGACTTTGGTCTTTTTGTTGAACTTGAAGAAGGAGTTGAAGGACTTGTTCACGTAAGCGAACTTGACTGGATAGCTCCAAAGCATCCTACATACTATGCAGAAGTAGATGAATGGATAAATGTAAAAGTTCTTGATATTGATAGGGAAAACAGAAAAATTTCTTTAAGTTTTAAGCAACTGAAACCAAAACCATGGGAAGTTGTTGCTAAAAAATACAAAGTGGGTGATAGAATTTCTGGAAAAGTCAAAACAATAACAGATTTTGGCATATTTGTTAGACTTCCAGAAGGAGTTGACGGACTTATTCATATTTCTGATATATCATGGACAAAACATATTGACCATCCTTCTCAAATTTTTAAAAAGGGACAAAAGGTTGATGCTGTTATTTTAAGTCTTGAACCTGAAAAAGAGAAACTTTCCTTAGGAATAAAACAACTTTCCGAAGATCCATGGATTAAAGAAATTCCAGAAAAATTCAAAATCGGTGAAATTTATAATGCCAAAGTTATTAAAAAGACAGAACATGGATTATTTGTTGATATTGAAGGCATCGTAGAAGGGCTGGTTTATAATTCGGAAATTGACAAAAATCGAACTGTAAAAGAAGGAGATGAAATAAAGGTAATTGTTGTAAAAGTGGACAAGGAAAAAAGAAAAATCGGACTCAGTATGAAAAAGATAGACGAAAATGAGGAATAA
- the sppA gene encoding signal peptide peptidase SppA — protein sequence MRNKKLKFFFIIIGTLILISFLITIMESSLTAGKVAIVNIKGIIVDSKPSIDEIKQYRKDPSIKAIVLRVDSPGGAVVPSQEIYEEIKRTIKSKPVVVSMGSIAASGGYYISCPATKIIANPGTLTGSIGVLIEIPNIKGLLDKIGVKAEVIKSGKYKDITSPFKPLQNEEKEILQKLTNDVHEQFIKAVAEGRKVPVEDIKKIADGRVFTGLKAKELGLVDEIGDLDYAIKIAAQLAKIKGEPEIVTKKSTLLIDFLKGNTESLVKKILPYMQVYYLYSPTSQN from the coding sequence ATGAGGAATAAAAAACTTAAATTTTTCTTTATTATTATAGGAACGCTTATTTTAATAAGCTTTTTAATAACAATCATGGAAAGCAGCCTTACTGCAGGTAAGGTAGCTATTGTTAACATTAAGGGTATTATTGTTGATTCTAAACCATCAATAGATGAGATTAAACAGTATAGAAAAGACCCTTCAATAAAAGCTATTGTCTTAAGAGTGGATAGCCCAGGAGGCGCTGTTGTTCCATCACAGGAAATATACGAAGAAATAAAAAGAACAATTAAATCCAAACCAGTTGTTGTATCTATGGGTTCTATTGCAGCATCAGGAGGCTATTATATTTCTTGTCCAGCCACAAAAATTATTGCTAATCCGGGGACACTTACAGGCTCAATAGGCGTATTAATAGAAATACCCAATATTAAAGGATTACTTGATAAAATAGGAGTTAAGGCAGAGGTAATAAAAAGTGGTAAATACAAAGATATTACATCACCTTTCAAACCTTTACAGAATGAAGAAAAAGAAATTTTACAAAAATTAACAAATGATGTGCATGAACAATTCATTAAAGCTGTTGCAGAAGGGAGAAAAGTTCCTGTTGAAGATATTAAAAAAATAGCAGATGGAAGAGTATTCACAGGATTAAAAGCAAAAGAACTCGGACTTGTGGATGAGATAGGTGATCTTGATTATGCTATAAAGATAGCTGCTCAACTTGCTAAAATAAAAGGTGAGCCAGAGATAGTAACAAAGAAATCAACACTATTAATTGACTTTTTAAAAGGGAATACTGAGTCATTGGTAAAAAAGATTTTACCTTATATGCAGGTATATTATCTATATTCACCAACATCACAAAACTGA
- a CDS encoding HU family DNA-binding protein, translated as MKKSELIERVSKKVDILTKKQIETIIDMIFDCMIETLSRGEKIEIRGFANFKVKQRPERIARNPKTGEQIKVPTQRAINFKMSKALKEALNK; from the coding sequence ATGAAAAAATCAGAATTAATTGAAAGGGTTTCTAAAAAAGTGGATATTTTAACAAAAAAACAAATTGAGACAATAATAGATATGATTTTTGATTGCATGATAGAAACTCTGTCAAGAGGGGAAAAGATTGAAATAAGAGGATTTGCTAATTTTAAAGTGAAACAAAGGCCCGAAAGAATTGCAAGGAATCCTAAAACAGGTGAACAGATTAAGGTCCCTACACAGAGAGCAATAAATTTTAAAATGAGCAAAGCTCTTAAGGAAGCTTTAAATAAGTGA
- a CDS encoding ABC transporter ATP-binding protein: protein MLLQVQNLKIFYKNSIIIDNINFCIEKGEIFSIVGESGSGKTLTGLSIINLLPEHFRINGRLIFKDKDILNLNTSEIRKLRGRHISCIFQDPMTSLNPVVKVGSQVAEMFIYHYQLSKKEALEKTKELFHKLKILHTINSYPHQLSGGMRQRVMIAMAVACEPELIIADEPTTALDVTVQEEILDLLYLLVKQEHRALLLITHDINILGEYADKVMVLYAGRIMEMGSTEEIFKNPLHPYTKALLNCLPREGKKIEGIPGNIPDLKNLPEGCVFYPRCSYKRNECIAEPPYLHEVASGHWSRCWLD from the coding sequence GTGCTTCTGCAGGTTCAAAATCTTAAGATTTTTTATAAAAATTCAATTATTATAGACAATATCAATTTTTGTATTGAAAAAGGCGAGATATTTTCTATTGTTGGAGAAAGTGGTAGTGGAAAAACTCTCACTGGCTTATCAATAATAAATCTTTTACCTGAACATTTCAGAATTAATGGTAGATTAATATTTAAAGATAAAGATATTCTAAATCTGAATACATCTGAAATTAGGAAACTGCGAGGAAGACATATTTCCTGTATATTTCAGGACCCAATGACTTCTCTGAATCCCGTCGTTAAAGTTGGCTCTCAAGTTGCAGAAATGTTTATTTATCACTACCAATTATCCAAAAAAGAAGCTCTGGAGAAAACAAAAGAGTTATTTCATAAACTTAAAATATTGCATACAATTAATAGTTATCCTCATCAGCTATCAGGTGGAATGAGACAGAGAGTAATGATAGCAATGGCTGTTGCATGTGAGCCAGAGCTTATCATAGCTGATGAACCTACAACTGCATTGGATGTAACTGTCCAAGAAGAAATCCTTGATCTTCTTTATTTACTCGTTAAACAAGAACACAGAGCATTGCTTTTGATAACTCATGACATTAACATACTTGGTGAATATGCAGACAAAGTTATGGTTCTATATGCAGGTAGAATTATGGAAATGGGTTCAACTGAAGAAATTTTTAAAAATCCTCTACATCCTTATACTAAAGCTCTTTTGAATTGTTTACCAAGAGAGGGTAAAAAGATAGAAGGCATTCCTGGAAATATCCCAGACCTTAAAAATTTACCAGAAGGATGCGTATTTTACCCGCGATGCAGTTACAAAAGAAATGAATGTATAGCTGAACCTCCATACCTTCATGAAGTAGCATCTGGACATTGGAGTAGATGTTGGTTAGATTGA
- the phoU gene encoding phosphate signaling complex protein PhoU, translating into MGILDNELRKLKEKILILGCLVEEGIRKSVKALIDRDIDLAKQVISRDNLINGLEVEINEECIRLIALRQPMAKDLRFITTAMKICTDLERMGDFAVNIAERAIELAQEPFLKPFVNIPKMAEITESMVEDAINAFVKEDVDLCYEVIKRDDQVDELLENNHNELFGLMVKNPDIIPLALKRMFIAKYLERISDHATNIAEMVIYMVEGKMIRHTFVTEEIHKLCLEDFMSRQK; encoded by the coding sequence ATGGGAATTTTAGACAATGAATTAAGAAAATTAAAGGAAAAAATCCTTATTCTTGGATGTCTTGTTGAAGAGGGAATCAGAAAATCTGTTAAGGCATTAATTGATAGAGATATAGACCTTGCTAAGCAGGTTATATCAAGAGACAATCTAATTAATGGACTTGAGGTTGAAATAAATGAAGAATGTATCAGACTTATTGCACTAAGACAGCCAATGGCTAAAGATTTAAGATTTATAACTACTGCAATGAAAATATGCACAGACCTTGAGCGTATGGGAGATTTTGCAGTAAATATAGCAGAAAGAGCAATTGAACTTGCACAGGAGCCTTTTTTAAAGCCCTTTGTGAATATTCCCAAAATGGCAGAGATAACTGAAAGCATGGTAGAGGATGCCATTAATGCCTTTGTAAAGGAAGATGTGGATTTATGTTATGAGGTTATTAAAAGAGATGACCAAGTTGATGAATTATTGGAGAATAATCACAATGAATTATTCGGACTCATGGTAAAAAATCCAGATATTATTCCTCTTGCTCTTAAAAGAATGTTTATCGCAAAATATCTTGAAAGAATATCAGACCATGCAACAAATATTGCAGAAATGGTAATTTATATGGTAGAAGGGAAAATGATTAGACATACATTTGTTACAGAAGAAATTCATAAACTTTGTCTTGAAGATTTTATGTCAAGGCAGAAATAG
- the pstS gene encoding phosphate ABC transporter substrate-binding protein PstS, giving the protein MKCLKSLTLSKFFIVIAVMFILLSFSISSFAQMLNGAGASFPYPLYSSWAAAYHKETGIQINYQSIGSGGGIRQITERTVHFGASDLPLKPEELEKAGLIQFPAAIGGVVPIINVPEIKGKKITLDGITLAEIFLGEITKWNDPKIKALNPKINLPDQPITVVHRSDGSGTTSIFTHYLSSVSKKWADQIGYGTSVNWKTGLGGKGNEGVANYVKRTPYSIGYVEFAYAVQNRLDTAKMKNSAGQIVEANFESFANAAASAHLDAKNHFYAWMTNAPGKKAWPITGATYILLAREKNDVNKSVIKFFDWAFKNGDNTAKKLDYVPLPQNVKDKIRAYWGLYIK; this is encoded by the coding sequence ATGAAATGTTTAAAAAGTCTAACTTTAAGTAAGTTTTTTATTGTAATTGCAGTAATGTTTATTCTGTTAAGCTTCTCTATATCTTCTTTTGCTCAAATGCTCAATGGCGCAGGTGCATCTTTTCCCTATCCTCTTTATTCAAGTTGGGCTGCCGCTTATCATAAGGAAACAGGTATCCAAATTAATTATCAATCAATTGGTTCAGGTGGTGGAATAAGACAGATTACTGAAAGAACTGTTCATTTTGGTGCTTCAGACTTACCTCTTAAACCTGAAGAGCTTGAAAAAGCAGGACTTATTCAGTTCCCTGCTGCAATAGGTGGAGTTGTTCCTATAATCAATGTCCCTGAGATTAAAGGTAAAAAAATTACCTTAGATGGAATTACACTCGCAGAGATATTTCTCGGAGAAATTACAAAATGGAATGACCCTAAAATTAAAGCATTAAATCCAAAAATTAATTTACCCGATCAACCTATTACTGTGGTTCATAGGTCAGACGGCTCAGGAACCACTTCCATATTTACTCATTATTTAAGTAGCGTATCCAAAAAATGGGCTGACCAAATTGGTTATGGAACTTCTGTAAACTGGAAAACTGGTTTAGGAGGAAAAGGAAATGAAGGTGTTGCAAACTATGTTAAAAGAACTCCTTACTCAATTGGATATGTAGAATTTGCTTATGCTGTCCAGAACAGATTAGACACTGCAAAAATGAAAAATTCTGCTGGACAGATTGTTGAAGCCAATTTTGAAAGTTTTGCCAATGCAGCAGCTTCTGCTCATCTTGATGCAAAAAATCATTTCTATGCATGGATGACAAATGCACCAGGCAAAAAAGCTTGGCCTATCACAGGTGCAACTTATATTCTGCTTGCAAGAGAAAAAAATGATGTTAATAAATCCGTCATAAAATTCTTTGACTGGGCATTTAAAAATGGTGATAACACTGCAAAAAAACTTGATTATGTCCCACTGCCTCAAAATGTAAAAGACAAAATAAGAGCATACTGGGGACTTTATATCAAATAA
- a CDS encoding (Fe-S)-binding protein, with the protein MESLREFAKETKESLVKIEKENLISLAPYIDEENDFNNPPDEWREKYNLSLDGFSGFPFPEPSEEEKTKIIEKFLNGIEKLLNPESNWTFLKPFSLSLKYCVKCNTCAEACHVYIGSGKKEIYRPNFRSEILRRIYKRYFTPSGKLLKSFVGADIEATYTAIRRLLELAYRCTLCRRCVLYCPVGIDNGLIARELRKLFSQELGMAPVEVYKKGTRLHLKTGSSTGMGPTAFRDIIKFIEEEIHEKIGKKITIPVDKKGADILLLHNGGEYLAWPDHIAAFSILFDLAGINYTLSSETLGYDGVNYGAWYDDVELARVGLRHLQIAYDLGVKKLVIGECGHSHKVYTIIFDRILPASSPLWNIQRESCLPLMWEIVKSGRIKFDPMRNNFPVTMHDSCNIVRLMGIMNPQRQIIKALTPGTFREMNPNCSYNYCCGGGSGFAIIRSLNFPVWKNKVSIRLKTKQILETFDDVLDKNIPKLVVATCSNCKGAIRDMIHTYRLFDRFKINYSGLAELIVNAIATIPPFLNLEELPE; encoded by the coding sequence ATGGAATCATTAAGAGAGTTTGCAAAGGAAACAAAGGAGTCTTTAGTAAAAATAGAAAAAGAGAACTTAATTTCTTTAGCTCCATATATAGATGAAGAGAATGATTTTAATAATCCACCAGATGAATGGAGAGAAAAATATAATCTTTCCTTAGATGGATTTTCTGGATTTCCTTTTCCCGAGCCTTCTGAGGAAGAAAAAACAAAGATAATAGAAAAATTTCTCAATGGTATAGAAAAACTTCTAAATCCTGAATCAAACTGGACATTTCTTAAACCTTTTTCCCTATCTTTAAAATATTGTGTTAAATGCAATACTTGTGCTGAGGCTTGCCATGTTTATATAGGAAGCGGGAAGAAAGAAATATATAGACCAAATTTTCGTTCTGAAATTCTAAGAAGAATTTATAAGAGATATTTCACTCCCAGCGGAAAACTATTAAAATCTTTTGTAGGAGCTGATATTGAAGCTACTTACACAGCAATAAGAAGACTTTTAGAGCTTGCTTATCGTTGCACACTGTGCAGAAGATGCGTTCTTTACTGCCCTGTTGGAATAGACAATGGATTGATTGCAAGAGAACTGAGGAAGTTGTTCAGTCAAGAACTTGGAATGGCACCTGTAGAAGTTTATAAAAAGGGGACAAGATTGCATCTTAAGACAGGCTCATCAACAGGGATGGGACCAACGGCATTTAGGGATATAATTAAATTTATTGAAGAGGAAATACATGAGAAAATAGGCAAAAAGATTACTATTCCTGTTGATAAAAAAGGAGCTGATATTCTTTTGCTTCACAATGGAGGTGAATATCTTGCCTGGCCAGACCATATTGCAGCATTTTCTATATTATTTGATTTAGCTGGGATAAACTATACTTTAAGTAGCGAAACTCTTGGTTACGATGGCGTAAATTATGGAGCATGGTATGATGATGTGGAACTTGCGAGAGTTGGATTAAGACATCTCCAGATTGCTTATGACCTTGGGGTAAAAAAACTTGTAATAGGAGAATGCGGACATTCTCATAAGGTTTACACTATCATTTTTGATAGAATTTTGCCTGCGAGTTCTCCTTTATGGAATATTCAGAGAGAATCCTGTTTACCACTTATGTGGGAAATCGTAAAAAGTGGAAGAATAAAGTTTGATCCTATGAGAAATAATTTTCCAGTTACAATGCACGATTCTTGTAATATTGTGAGACTTATGGGAATTATGAATCCGCAGAGGCAGATTATTAAGGCTCTTACACCCGGGACATTCAGAGAGATGAATCCTAACTGTTCATATAACTACTGCTGTGGTGGCGGAAGTGGATTTGCAATAATAAGATCATTGAATTTCCCTGTGTGGAAAAATAAGGTTTCAATAAGATTAAAGACAAAACAGATTTTAGAAACATTTGATGATGTTTTAGATAAGAATATTCCTAAGCTTGTAGTTGCTACTTGCTCAAATTGTAAAGGCGCTATAAGAGACATGATACACACTTACAGATTATTTGATAGATTTAAAATAAACTACTCGGGACTTGCAGAGTTGATTGTTAATGCTATTGCAACAATACCACCATTTTTGAACTTGGAGGAACTACCAGAATAA
- a CDS encoding respiratory nitrate reductase subunit gamma — translation MKFFKISRMPLNIRWEIYPLPSAKRERCQGSYMEEVDWIKKKHEKGLFGEFIEPFKEIFFLHRVKKFNLYGIWTWSIALHWGVWLLFLWNILILIAFVSNSMNLSKIIFLPYLSCFLGIVGTVGLILKRINNKELKLYTSGIEYFNLIFLFVIFISGLLMIYRENSTLEALLYVESVLSFNLSISEFHPFTLIHFLLFEIFLIYIPFSKFFHGPVKFFTFHKILWDDYYQKKDSPEEKKILQQLNYKVNWAGPHILPEQTWLENARNTNLHEK, via the coding sequence ATGAAGTTTTTTAAGATCTCAAGAATGCCATTAAATATCAGATGGGAGATATATCCTCTTCCATCTGCAAAAAGGGAAAGATGTCAAGGTTCCTATATGGAAGAAGTTGACTGGATAAAAAAGAAGCATGAAAAAGGTTTATTTGGTGAGTTTATTGAACCTTTTAAAGAAATATTTTTTCTTCATAGAGTAAAAAAATTCAATCTTTATGGAATATGGACTTGGTCAATTGCTCTTCATTGGGGTGTCTGGTTGTTGTTTTTGTGGAACATTCTGATTTTAATAGCCTTTGTGTCTAATAGTATGAATCTGTCAAAAATTATTTTTTTACCTTATTTATCATGCTTTCTTGGTATTGTGGGGACTGTCGGACTTATTCTAAAAAGAATTAACAATAAAGAATTAAAACTCTATACCTCTGGAATTGAATACTTTAATTTAATCTTTTTATTTGTTATTTTTATCAGTGGATTATTGATGATTTATAGAGAAAATTCTACATTGGAGGCTTTATTGTATGTAGAAAGTGTATTAAGTTTTAATCTTTCCATATCAGAATTCCATCCTTTTACATTAATTCATTTTTTGCTCTTTGAAATTTTTCTTATTTATATACCCTTTTCAAAATTTTTTCACGGTCCTGTAAAATTTTTTACATTCCATAAGATTTTATGGGATGATTATTATCAAAAGAAAGATTCTCCTGAAGAAAAGAAAATATTGCAACAGCTAAATTATAAGGTTAACTGGGCTGGTCCTCATATTCTGCCAGAACAAACATGGCTTGAAAATGCCAGAAATACAAATCTTCATGAAAAATAG